One window of Streptomyces sp. NBC_00273 genomic DNA carries:
- a CDS encoding NADP-dependent oxidoreductase — protein sequence MTHEARPMMRAVTQDRPGGPEVLRLALTERPSPGPTEILVRVHAAGVNPADWKIRSRGVFSTGATTPFTLGFDVSGVVEAVGRGVTVFRPGDAVFGMPRFPHPAGAYADYVTAPARHFAHRPARLDHIHAAALPLAALTAWQALVDTAGIGPGTRVLIHAAAGGVGHLAVQIAKSRGAYVIGTAREAGHGFLRALGADELVDHTRQDFAEAVSGVDVVLDAVGPAYWSRSLSTLRPGGTLVSIVPPDETFPADRARAAGVRAVFMLVEPDQAALRAIASLVDSGRLRVEVGAVVPLEEVSRAHALGEGGRTRGKIVLSLA from the coding sequence ATGACCCACGAAGCCCGTCCGATGATGCGAGCCGTCACCCAGGACCGCCCCGGCGGACCGGAGGTGCTCCGGCTCGCCCTGACCGAGCGGCCGAGTCCCGGCCCGACCGAGATCCTGGTCCGGGTGCACGCCGCGGGCGTCAACCCGGCGGACTGGAAGATCCGGTCGCGCGGCGTGTTCTCGACGGGCGCCACGACCCCGTTCACCCTGGGCTTCGACGTATCCGGCGTCGTCGAGGCGGTCGGCCGGGGCGTCACCGTCTTCCGGCCCGGCGACGCCGTGTTCGGCATGCCGCGCTTCCCGCATCCGGCCGGCGCCTACGCCGACTACGTCACGGCCCCGGCCCGCCATTTCGCCCACCGTCCCGCACGGCTCGACCACATCCACGCGGCGGCCCTTCCGCTGGCGGCCCTCACCGCCTGGCAGGCCCTGGTCGACACGGCCGGCATCGGGCCGGGCACACGGGTCCTGATCCACGCGGCGGCGGGTGGGGTCGGCCACCTCGCCGTGCAGATCGCCAAGTCCCGGGGCGCGTACGTGATCGGCACCGCCCGTGAGGCCGGGCACGGCTTCCTGCGCGCGCTGGGTGCCGACGAGCTCGTCGACCACACCCGCCAGGACTTCGCGGAGGCCGTGAGCGGCGTCGACGTCGTCCTCGACGCCGTCGGGCCCGCCTACTGGTCCCGCTCGCTGAGCACCCTGCGGCCGGGCGGAACGCTGGTCTCGATCGTCCCTCCGGACGAGACCTTCCCCGCCGACCGGGCCCGCGCGGCCGGGGTGCGCGCGGTGTTCATGCTCGTCGAGCCCGACCAGGCCGCGCTGCGCGCGATCGCCTCCCTGGTCGACAGCGGCCGGCTGCGGGTCGAGGTCGGGGCGGTGGTCCCCCTGGAAGAGGTGTCGAGGGCGCACGCGCTCGGCGAGGGCGGGCGCACCCGGGGAAAGATCGTCCTGTCTCTGGCCTGA
- a CDS encoding TetR/AcrR family transcriptional regulator has product MDQEGPLRERLIDVGVELVVSEGAGALGLREIARRAGVSHGAPRRYFPTHQSLLSAIARRGFEDLGVRIAASTGAPELSPRERVRTIGCAYVGYALEHAGMFALMFRHDLLDSTGRGPSEGPRLRESTLPMFDLLVTLVRRSGAAEPSVTAAALWANLHGIAQLWRWGSLQLALSGAPVDGVERLVGAAVEAHLGPEPV; this is encoded by the coding sequence ATGGACCAAGAGGGACCGCTCCGGGAGCGGCTGATCGACGTAGGTGTGGAACTCGTCGTGAGCGAGGGCGCCGGCGCTCTCGGGCTGCGGGAGATCGCCCGCCGGGCGGGTGTCTCGCACGGGGCGCCGCGCCGGTACTTCCCCACCCACCAGTCCCTGCTGTCGGCGATCGCCCGGCGCGGGTTCGAGGATCTCGGGGTGCGCATCGCGGCCTCGACCGGTGCGCCGGAGCTGTCCCCGCGGGAACGGGTGCGAACGATCGGGTGCGCGTACGTCGGCTACGCGCTGGAGCACGCGGGGATGTTCGCGCTGATGTTCCGGCACGACCTGCTGGACAGTACGGGCCGGGGGCCCTCCGAGGGGCCGCGGCTGCGGGAGTCGACGCTCCCGATGTTCGATCTCCTCGTAACGCTCGTCCGCCGGAGCGGGGCGGCCGAACCCTCCGTCACCGCCGCCGCGTTGTGGGCCAACCTGCACGGCATCGCGCAGTTGTGGCGCTGGGGCAGTCTGCAGCTGGCCCTCAGCGGCGCGCCGGTCGACGGCGTCGAGCGGCTCGTCGGAGCCGCTGTCGAGGCGCACCTCGGTCCGGAGCCCGTATGA
- a CDS encoding LysR family transcriptional regulator, whose amino-acid sequence MTLDDLRVFVAVCRAGSLSAVARDLGCTQSAVSQHVRRLEKQTGTSLLERHARGVVPTEAGRILQGAAADGIAGLDGALRRVEDLVRGGGGTVRVTTGATTVRHFMSEAVVTFRRRHPEVILEFQTENSIRSCLDALACDDLDLAWITIGGPVRGIELRPVMELPWVLAVGADDPLAARPRIDPADLADIRHIRLPKNSASRAHLDAAFAESGIRVSSDTSVADWDTALLLAELGLGHAVVPALPGWRVPGSAGPLRLVPIPALPPLAVGWAVRRWAALSPPALVFADEVARSCRARAARQQ is encoded by the coding sequence ATGACCCTCGACGATCTTCGTGTGTTCGTGGCCGTCTGCCGGGCCGGCAGCCTCAGCGCAGTGGCCCGCGACCTCGGCTGCACCCAGTCGGCCGTCAGCCAGCACGTCCGCCGCCTCGAGAAGCAGACCGGCACGAGCCTCCTGGAGCGCCACGCCCGCGGCGTGGTACCCACCGAGGCGGGCCGCATCCTCCAGGGGGCCGCCGCCGACGGCATCGCCGGACTCGACGGCGCCCTGCGCCGCGTGGAGGACCTCGTCCGGGGCGGCGGCGGCACGGTCCGCGTCACCACCGGCGCGACGACGGTGCGGCACTTCATGTCCGAGGCCGTCGTCACCTTCCGCCGCCGCCACCCCGAGGTGATCCTGGAGTTCCAGACCGAGAACTCCATCCGCAGTTGCCTCGACGCCCTCGCCTGCGACGACCTCGACCTCGCCTGGATCACCATCGGCGGCCCGGTCCGCGGCATCGAGCTGCGCCCCGTCATGGAACTGCCCTGGGTACTCGCCGTCGGCGCGGACGACCCCCTCGCCGCCCGCCCCCGCATCGACCCCGCCGACCTCGCCGACATCCGCCACATCCGGCTCCCCAAGAACTCCGCCTCCCGCGCCCACCTCGACGCCGCCTTCGCCGAATCCGGCATCCGGGTCAGCTCCGACACCAGCGTGGCCGACTGGGATACCGCCCTGCTGCTCGCCGAACTAGGCCTCGGACACGCCGTCGTGCCCGCGCTGCCCGGCTGGCGGGTGCCCGGCTCCGCCGGCCCGCTGCGCCTCGTGCCGATCCCCGCCCTGCCGCCGCTGGCGGTCGGCTGGGCCGTCCGCCGCTGGGCCGCCCTCTCCCCGCCCGCCCTGGTCTTCGCCGACGAGGTCGCCCGCAGCTGCCGGGCGCGCGCCGCCAGGCAGCAGTGA
- a CDS encoding GlxA family transcriptional regulator gives MHHIGVLALEGVMPFELGIAARVFGAARDPEGNPLYSVTTCSLDGHPVRTDADYRLAVSHDASVLAGVDTVVIPPSRDLGPIRTEGRLPDALRTALAAVRPGTRMVAICTGTYVLAAAGLLDGRPATTHWREADRLRRTFTRVRVDPDVLFVDDGDVLTSAGVAAGIDLCLHIVRRDHGSAIANEVARACVVPPWRDGGQAQYIRRPVPAPTAGGTAPTRAWVLERLGDPLTLADMAAHAKVSVRTFTRRFRDEVGASPGRWLVQQRIERARYLLETTDWPVDTVAARTGLGTGASLRQHLRTAIGVSPHAYRRTFRATRGTRPAPEARSRGAGHDGVAGEVGPV, from the coding sequence ATGCACCACATCGGAGTCCTCGCCCTGGAGGGTGTGATGCCGTTCGAACTGGGCATCGCGGCCCGCGTCTTCGGAGCGGCACGCGACCCGGAGGGCAACCCCCTCTACTCCGTGACCACGTGCAGCCTGGACGGTCACCCGGTACGGACCGACGCCGACTACCGACTCGCCGTCAGCCACGACGCGTCCGTCCTGGCCGGCGTCGACACGGTGGTGATCCCGCCCTCCCGCGACCTGGGGCCGATCCGGACCGAAGGCCGCCTCCCGGACGCCCTGCGCACCGCACTCGCCGCCGTCCGTCCCGGCACGCGCATGGTGGCGATCTGCACCGGCACCTACGTCCTGGCCGCGGCGGGTCTCCTCGACGGCCGCCCGGCCACCACCCACTGGCGTGAGGCCGATCGGCTCCGACGGACGTTCACCCGGGTCCGCGTCGACCCCGACGTGCTGTTCGTCGACGACGGCGACGTCCTGACCTCGGCCGGGGTCGCCGCCGGCATCGACCTGTGCCTGCACATCGTCCGCCGCGACCACGGCAGCGCGATCGCCAACGAGGTCGCGCGCGCCTGTGTCGTTCCGCCGTGGCGCGACGGCGGGCAGGCGCAGTACATCCGCCGCCCCGTCCCCGCGCCCACGGCCGGCGGTACCGCGCCCACCCGCGCCTGGGTGCTGGAGCGGCTCGGCGACCCCCTGACCCTCGCCGACATGGCCGCGCACGCGAAGGTCAGCGTCCGGACCTTCACCCGCCGCTTCCGGGACGAGGTCGGAGCGAGCCCGGGACGATGGCTCGTGCAGCAACGGATCGAGCGGGCCCGGTACCTGCTGGAGACCACGGACTGGCCGGTCGACACGGTGGCCGCCCGCACGGGCCTCGGTACCGGAGCCTCGCTGCGCCAGCACCTGCGCACCGCCATCGGCGTCTCTCCCCACGCGTACCGCCGCACCTTCCGCGCGACGCGCGGAACGCGCCCGGCCCCGGAGGCCCGGTCCCGTGGTGCGGGGCATGATGGAGTGGCCGGGGAGGTAGGCCCAGTCTGA
- a CDS encoding DUF6817 domain-containing protein → MSDHAVAWLRKLGAQEIAHPGGTLLAHLERVQGLLGSWGARPALRRAGLCHAFYGTDGFPTALLPLARRAELAAVIGDEAEEIVYLYAACDRAASYPTLAGEEAAFQDRFTGRVHSPALELRRDLAELSAANELDLARIDPAFREAWGAELLALFTRLRGLLSEPARRECRAVLGDREG, encoded by the coding sequence GTGTCGGACCACGCCGTCGCATGGCTGCGGAAGCTCGGAGCACAGGAGATCGCCCATCCGGGCGGGACCCTCCTCGCGCACCTCGAACGCGTCCAGGGGCTCCTCGGTTCCTGGGGGGCGCGGCCCGCGCTCCGGCGAGCGGGCCTGTGCCACGCGTTCTACGGTACGGACGGTTTCCCCACCGCCCTGCTGCCGCTCGCCCGGCGGGCCGAACTGGCCGCGGTGATCGGCGACGAGGCCGAGGAGATCGTGTACCTGTACGCCGCCTGCGACCGGGCGGCTTCGTATCCGACGCTCGCCGGCGAGGAGGCGGCCTTCCAGGACCGGTTCACCGGCCGCGTGCACTCCCCCGCCCTGGAGCTCCGGCGGGACCTCGCCGAGCTGTCGGCGGCCAACGAGCTCGACCTCGCGCGGATCGATCCCGCCTTCCGCGAGGCGTGGGGAGCCGAACTCCTCGCCCTGTTCACACGGCTGCGCGGACTGCTGAGCGAGCCGGCCCGGCGGGAGTGCCGGGCCGTGCTCGGTGATCGGGAGGGTTAG
- a CDS encoding response regulator transcription factor gives MIRVLIADDQPLVRRGLALILGPDPEFEVVGEAEDGARAVALAHEVRPDVVVMDIRMPVMDGVKATEELARTLPETRVLALSTFDMDEYVVAALRAGAYGFLPKDVSPEELIAAVRIVHTGEAAVAPRLLSRLLSAYVRTPARPRSWAAEPPLELTPRELEIWRLMATGRGNAEMAAELDISVSTVKNHITGIFGKLGVRDRAQAVIAAYESGLVEVGSGSG, from the coding sequence ATGATCCGCGTACTCATCGCCGACGACCAGCCGCTGGTCCGGCGCGGCCTGGCCCTCATCCTGGGCCCCGACCCGGAGTTCGAGGTCGTGGGCGAGGCCGAGGACGGGGCCCGGGCCGTGGCACTCGCCCACGAGGTGCGACCCGACGTGGTCGTCATGGACATCCGCATGCCGGTCATGGACGGGGTCAAGGCCACCGAGGAACTCGCGCGCACGCTCCCCGAGACCCGTGTCCTGGCCCTCAGCACCTTCGACATGGACGAGTACGTGGTCGCCGCCCTGCGCGCCGGTGCGTACGGCTTCCTGCCCAAGGACGTCTCCCCGGAGGAGCTGATCGCCGCGGTCCGCATCGTCCACACCGGCGAGGCAGCGGTCGCGCCGCGGCTGCTCAGCCGACTCCTCTCCGCCTACGTACGCACCCCCGCGCGGCCGCGCTCGTGGGCGGCCGAGCCCCCCCTTGAACTCACCCCGCGCGAGCTGGAGATCTGGCGGCTCATGGCCACCGGCCGGGGCAACGCCGAGATGGCCGCGGAACTGGACATCAGCGTCTCCACGGTCAAGAACCACATCACCGGCATCTTCGGCAAGCTGGGCGTGCGCGACCGTGCCCAAGCGGTGATCGCGGCGTACGAATCGGGCCTGGTGGAGGTCGGTAGCGGGAGCGGTTGA
- a CDS encoding FAD-dependent oxidoreductase, whose amino-acid sequence MVAYDVDVAVVGAGPVGLSAALLLARAGLGVVVLERRPGPVTESRATDLHARTLEALTPSGLAGSLLPLGRRVDAVEMWSGRRQLGGFDLARLRSPYPYILTVPQCATEGLLAAEAERTGVRVHRSTAVRSVDEDADGVTVRSDALGPVRARWVVAADGASSTLRALAGTAFRGRTYAGAWQLADLRVEDPSLDPARVHMVGGPRGLLVVLPMHLDGWARVVLHLPHGRTAGGGSSGPEGIAAEAAARGWTAAVRECRWTSTFRTHRRLAAHDGRRRVLLIGDAAHVCSPIGGQGLNLGLRDAVSLAAALPDATARGGPTDAGLAAWRRARRADALGVLARTDLATRAWTLRSAPARAVRDTAVRGALTTAAGRRLLAEAVAGPRPGPAGTSPPEVAGRARGV is encoded by the coding sequence ATGGTGGCCTACGACGTCGACGTGGCAGTGGTGGGGGCGGGACCGGTCGGGCTGAGCGCCGCACTGCTGCTCGCCCGGGCCGGTCTCGGGGTGGTGGTGCTCGAACGCCGTCCCGGACCGGTCACCGAGTCCCGTGCGACCGACCTGCACGCACGGACCCTGGAGGCCCTGACCCCGAGCGGACTGGCCGGATCCCTGCTCCCGCTCGGCCGACGCGTGGACGCGGTGGAGATGTGGTCGGGGCGGCGCCAGCTCGGCGGCTTCGACCTGGCCCGGCTGCGCTCCCCGTACCCGTACATCCTCACCGTGCCGCAGTGCGCGACCGAGGGTCTGCTCGCCGCGGAGGCCGAGCGCACCGGGGTGCGCGTCCACCGCTCGACGGCCGTCCGGTCGGTCGACGAGGACGCCGACGGCGTCACCGTACGGTCGGACGCGCTCGGGCCGGTGCGCGCCCGCTGGGTCGTGGCGGCCGACGGCGCGTCCAGTACCCTCCGCGCCCTGGCCGGCACGGCGTTCCGCGGCCGGACGTACGCCGGCGCGTGGCAGCTCGCCGACCTGCGGGTGGAGGATCCCTCACTGGATCCGGCCCGGGTCCACATGGTCGGCGGTCCGCGCGGCCTGCTCGTCGTGCTCCCGATGCACCTCGACGGCTGGGCCCGGGTCGTGCTGCACCTGCCGCACGGCCGGACGGCGGGCGGCGGCTCGAGCGGCCCGGAGGGCATCGCCGCCGAGGCGGCGGCCCGGGGGTGGACGGCGGCCGTCCGCGAGTGTCGCTGGACCAGCACCTTCCGCACGCACCGGCGCCTCGCCGCGCACGACGGGAGGCGGCGGGTACTGCTGATCGGTGACGCCGCCCACGTGTGCAGCCCGATCGGCGGACAAGGGCTCAACCTCGGGCTGCGGGACGCCGTCTCCCTCGCCGCGGCGCTGCCCGACGCCACCGCCCGCGGCGGCCCGACCGACGCCGGACTCGCCGCCTGGCGCCGCGCCCGCCGGGCCGACGCGCTGGGCGTCCTCGCCCGCACCGACCTCGCCACCCGTGCCTGGACCCTGCGCTCGGCGCCCGCCCGCGCCGTACGGGACACGGCGGTACGGGGCGCCCTCACCACGGCGGCCGGCCGCCGCCTGCTCGCCGAGGCGGTCGCCGGCCCCCGCCCCGGACCAGCGGGGACGTCTCCTCCGGAAGTCGCCGGACGGGCCCGCGGCGTCTGA
- a CDS encoding DUF6158 family protein: MTEHDGGPSAQKLEEGRLLKELEAIHRTRHETLLHGSDDALVTHTKRMNELEHEYVRRHPQRAQTAGRTRSGARARSAGD, translated from the coding sequence ATGACGGAGCACGACGGCGGTCCGTCGGCGCAGAAACTGGAGGAGGGCCGGCTGCTCAAGGAGCTGGAGGCCATCCACCGCACGCGCCACGAGACCCTGTTGCACGGGTCCGACGACGCCCTGGTCACCCACACGAAGCGGATGAACGAGCTGGAGCACGAGTACGTGCGCCGCCACCCGCAGCGGGCCCAGACCGCGGGCCGCACCCGCTCGGGAGCCCGCGCCCGCAGCGCCGGCGACTAG
- a CDS encoding TIM-barrel domain-containing protein → MRLPSIRRSQGRQGPTSSRVHAARRRRRRRTPAAALLAAILTVAGLAAAGPVALPAAAAPAVSSAPAGATATAGDVTGFTRSGNTFTVTASGGAKARVVVARADIFRLWLSPDGSFTHDPAGTDLAPTTDFGPVATSHSDAGAYYRITTGSLSIRVNKKPLRFSVFRADDTTPVWQETRPTSWTGGRTTQYLARGADEQFYGTGLRLGEWALRGKTVPIAVDNKWRENDNASPAPFYMSTNGYGVMRNTWAPGSYGFDAPTTLTHDEKRFDAWYFTGDSLKSVLDAYTDVSGKPFMAPMWGFELGNADCFNASNPDYQGDHDRLRHQSTPDVVGYAADARAADMPSGWFLPNDGYGCGYTAPLKSTVDALKAKGFQTGLWTSTGLGSIADEVAAAGSRGVKTDVAWIGGGYKTAFQGVQQAVDGIEKNSDARRYVWTVDGWAGTQRNAVVWTGDTHGTWDDMRWHVPAITGAGLSALNYAAGDVDGIFGGSPQTYTRDLQWKAFTPAFMTMSGWGATGPSAGYQDKQPWRFAEPYLSINRKYLQLKMRLMPYLYTMSRVAHESGVPSTRAMVLEYPDDPVARGNLTSGQFMAGDSLLVAPVVSDTSVRDGIYLPAGTWTDYWTGRTYAGPGWLNGYRAPLDTLPLFVKGGAVVPMWPQMNHTGEKPVSTLTYDIHPRGTSTFSLYEDDGRTRAYRSGAYARQRVDVTAPTAGPGTVTVSVGAPTGSYTGKPASRGYEFTLHVATAPTTVTRDGTPVPGLASKAAYDLAASGWYFDPADRSGVLWIKTPDTAGAFSVSATGTSVPAAAALPPSAPLDRSAWSLVHADSQETAAENGAAARAFDGNPATVWHTAWSSTEPAPLPHEIQIDLGARYTVDGLGYLPRQDGGVNGRIGGYEVYVCDTATNWGPPVASGAFADTAAAKTAALTPKSGRYLRLKALTEAGGRGPWTSAAEITLTGRPAP, encoded by the coding sequence ATGAGACTGCCAAGCATCCGCAGGAGCCAGGGTCGGCAAGGCCCGACAAGCAGCCGAGTTCACGCGGCACGGCGGCGGCGCAGGCGGCGCACCCCGGCCGCCGCCCTGCTCGCCGCCATCCTCACCGTGGCGGGGTTGGCCGCCGCCGGACCGGTCGCCTTACCCGCAGCGGCCGCCCCCGCCGTCTCTTCCGCCCCCGCCGGAGCCACGGCGACCGCGGGCGACGTCACCGGTTTCACCCGGTCCGGGAACACCTTCACCGTCACGGCATCCGGCGGAGCCAAGGCCCGGGTGGTCGTCGCCCGCGCCGACATCTTCCGTCTCTGGCTCTCGCCCGACGGGTCCTTCACCCACGACCCGGCCGGCACCGACCTCGCGCCCACCACCGATTTCGGCCCCGTGGCCACGAGTCACTCGGACGCCGGCGCGTACTACCGGATCACCACCGGATCCCTCTCCATCCGCGTCAACAAGAAGCCCCTGCGGTTCTCCGTCTTCCGCGCCGACGACACCACGCCCGTCTGGCAGGAGACCCGGCCCACCAGCTGGACCGGCGGCCGGACCACCCAGTACCTGGCCCGGGGCGCGGACGAGCAGTTCTACGGCACCGGCCTGCGGCTGGGCGAGTGGGCGCTGCGCGGCAAGACCGTCCCGATCGCCGTCGACAACAAGTGGCGCGAGAACGACAACGCCAGCCCCGCACCCTTCTACATGTCCACCAACGGCTACGGCGTCATGCGCAACACCTGGGCCCCGGGCTCCTACGGCTTCGACGCGCCCACCACCCTCACCCACGACGAGAAGCGCTTCGACGCCTGGTACTTCACCGGCGACTCCCTCAAGTCCGTGCTCGACGCGTACACCGACGTCAGCGGGAAGCCGTTCATGGCGCCGATGTGGGGCTTCGAGCTCGGCAACGCCGACTGCTTCAACGCCTCCAACCCCGACTACCAGGGCGATCACGACCGGCTCCGCCACCAGAGCACCCCCGACGTCGTCGGCTACGCGGCCGACGCCCGGGCCGCCGACATGCCCTCGGGCTGGTTCCTGCCCAACGACGGCTACGGCTGCGGCTACACCGCGCCCCTCAAGTCGACGGTGGACGCCCTGAAGGCCAAGGGCTTCCAGACGGGCCTGTGGACCTCCACCGGACTCGGCTCCATCGCCGACGAGGTCGCCGCGGCCGGCAGCCGCGGCGTCAAGACCGACGTCGCCTGGATCGGCGGCGGATACAAGACCGCCTTCCAGGGCGTCCAGCAGGCGGTCGACGGCATCGAGAAGAACTCCGACGCCCGGCGCTACGTCTGGACCGTCGACGGCTGGGCGGGCACCCAGCGCAACGCCGTCGTCTGGACCGGCGACACCCACGGCACCTGGGACGACATGCGCTGGCACGTCCCCGCCATCACCGGAGCGGGTCTCTCCGCCCTCAACTACGCGGCCGGCGACGTCGACGGCATCTTCGGCGGCAGCCCGCAGACGTACACCCGGGACCTCCAGTGGAAGGCCTTCACCCCGGCCTTCATGACCATGTCCGGCTGGGGCGCGACGGGCCCGTCCGCCGGCTACCAGGACAAACAGCCCTGGCGCTTCGCCGAGCCGTACCTGTCCATCAACCGCAAGTACCTCCAGCTCAAGATGCGGTTGATGCCGTACCTGTACACGATGAGCCGCGTCGCCCACGAGAGCGGCGTACCCAGCACCCGCGCCATGGTCCTGGAGTACCCCGACGACCCGGTGGCCCGCGGCAACCTCACCAGCGGCCAGTTCATGGCCGGCGACTCCCTCCTGGTCGCCCCCGTCGTCTCCGACACCTCGGTCCGCGACGGCATCTACTTGCCCGCCGGGACCTGGACCGACTACTGGACGGGCCGTACGTACGCGGGCCCGGGGTGGCTGAACGGGTACCGGGCACCGCTCGACACCTTGCCGCTCTTCGTCAAGGGCGGCGCCGTCGTCCCGATGTGGCCGCAGATGAACCACACCGGCGAGAAGCCCGTCTCCACCCTCACCTACGACATCCACCCGCGCGGCACCTCCACCTTCAGCCTCTACGAGGACGACGGCCGCACCCGCGCGTACCGGTCCGGTGCCTACGCCCGCCAGCGCGTCGACGTCACCGCCCCGACGGCCGGCCCGGGCACGGTCACCGTCTCCGTGGGCGCCCCCACCGGCAGCTACACCGGCAAACCGGCCTCCCGCGGCTACGAGTTCACCCTGCACGTGGCCACCGCACCCACCACCGTCACCCGGGACGGGACCCCCGTGCCGGGCCTGGCCTCCAAGGCCGCCTACGACCTGGCCGCGTCCGGCTGGTACTTCGACCCGGCGGACCGCTCCGGCGTCCTCTGGATCAAGACGCCCGACACGGCGGGCGCGTTCAGCGTCTCCGCCACCGGCACGAGCGTCCCCGCGGCCGCGGCCCTGCCCCCGTCCGCTCCGCTCGACCGGTCGGCATGGTCCCTGGTCCACGCCGACAGCCAGGAGACCGCGGCCGAGAACGGCGCGGCCGCGCGCGCCTTCGACGGGAACCCGGCCACCGTGTGGCACACGGCCTGGTCCTCGACGGAGCCCGCCCCGCTCCCGCACGAGATCCAGATCGACCTCGGCGCCCGCTACACGGTGGACGGCCTCGGCTACCTGCCCCGCCAGGACGGCGGGGTCAACGGCCGGATCGGCGGCTACGAGGTCTACGTCTGCGACACCGCCACCAACTGGGGGCCACCGGTGGCCAGCGGCGCCTTCGCCGACACCGCGGCCGCCAAGACCGCGGCCCTCACCCCGAAGAGCGGCCGCTACCTCCGCCTGAAAGCACTGACCGAGGCGGGCGGCCGCGGCCCGTGGACCAGCGCCGCCGAGATCACCCTCACCGGCCGGCCCGCCCCCTAA
- a CDS encoding sensor histidine kinase, which yields MGGMGMGMGMGAGTRASTTTDAVADADGGADGAGERGPWTRNDALVAVAAGATDLVGFSLGSLTEGGSLSVTAAALLVVSAMPLLARRVHPLPVLAAVLGLGALVNLSAPLSPHFSLTLTIALYSVVRVSRPAVVAATVVAAVPLVSAGQRGWPLPYGWWGLAANAVAALITVTAAVVVNHRQREAEAQRTLLADRAVAEERRRIARELHDIVAHHITTMQLMAGGARANLAYDPEVSREALVTLEDSGRMALREMRQLLDVLRAGEEPEQTPPAPQPGADDLGRIITESRLAGTETEFTVDGPVRPLPPTVGLTVFRIVQEALTNTRKHAGRARAHVRLTYRGDEVGVEVRDDGAGAQALPARLTARSGYGLIGMHERVALQGGTLEAAALAGGGFRVAARIPLPVHDPA from the coding sequence ATGGGGGGCATGGGCATGGGGATGGGCATGGGTGCGGGTACGCGTGCGAGCACGACTACGGATGCGGTCGCGGATGCGGACGGGGGTGCGGACGGGGCCGGCGAGCGCGGGCCCTGGACGCGCAACGACGCGCTCGTGGCGGTAGCGGCCGGTGCCACCGACCTCGTGGGTTTCTCCCTGGGATCCTTGACCGAGGGCGGGTCCCTCAGCGTGACCGCGGCCGCCCTGCTGGTCGTCTCGGCGATGCCCCTGCTCGCCCGGCGCGTCCACCCGCTGCCGGTCCTCGCCGCCGTACTGGGCCTCGGCGCCCTGGTGAACCTCTCCGCCCCGCTGTCCCCGCACTTCAGCCTCACCCTCACGATCGCCCTCTACTCGGTGGTCAGGGTGAGCCGACCCGCCGTGGTCGCGGCGACGGTGGTCGCGGCGGTACCGCTCGTATCCGCGGGCCAACGCGGCTGGCCGCTGCCCTACGGCTGGTGGGGCCTGGCCGCGAACGCGGTGGCCGCCCTCATCACCGTCACCGCGGCCGTGGTGGTCAACCATCGGCAACGGGAGGCCGAGGCCCAGCGGACGCTGCTCGCCGACCGGGCGGTGGCCGAGGAGCGCCGCCGGATCGCGCGCGAACTGCACGACATCGTCGCCCACCACATCACCACCATGCAGCTGATGGCCGGCGGGGCGCGGGCCAACCTGGCGTACGACCCCGAGGTGTCCCGGGAGGCGCTGGTCACCCTGGAGGACTCCGGGCGGATGGCGTTGCGCGAGATGCGCCAACTCCTCGACGTGCTACGGGCAGGGGAGGAACCGGAACAGACCCCGCCGGCGCCGCAGCCCGGGGCGGACGATCTCGGCCGGATCATCACCGAGTCCCGGCTGGCCGGAACGGAGACCGAGTTCACCGTGGACGGGCCGGTCCGCCCCCTCCCGCCGACCGTGGGCCTCACCGTCTTCCGGATCGTCCAGGAGGCCCTGACCAACACCCGCAAGCACGCGGGCCGGGCGCGGGCCCACGTACGGCTCACGTACCGCGGGGACGAGGTCGGCGTGGAGGTGCGCGACGACGGAGCGGGAGCGCAGGCACTGCCCGCACGCCTCACGGCGCGCTCCGGGTACGGTCTGATCGGTATGCACGAGCGGGTCGCCCTGCAGGGCGGCACCCTGGAGGCCGCAGCCCTCGCGGGCGGCGGGTTCCGGGTGGCGGCCCGGATCCCTCTCCCGGTCCACGACCCCGCCTGA